A stretch of the uncultured Desulfobacter sp. genome encodes the following:
- a CDS encoding beta-galactosidase — translation MLQLFAKIIVIYFLISLGFIADGLRVAQASVDFPRFTSKSGTLEVMVVPCSEKEIDTNLVSNASFEEIADRRPQNWNWKTNQADATFKIINSSRSGKHAILITNNSPKIPHVYGQLAYTNPINLTPGKTYTISAYVNSNAPGHAWIGGGGDSWWVRLRLKSTNGKWRRFEKSFTAKESDKLFRLMIISNSPTDNLIIDDIKIEKGEKATPFWDIVRNDNSISLFADIPERIESLTNFNELLFDAYVYLNRNIDPMHIKVSMADKGSTEDVNFVSTDLYNGFNHLKIRWTPKIRHERKSHLSLQAGALKKKIDLEFFTPADYDHSRAIAQVKKIKLEEDTDIAIKENIPIDYQKAALAITKRFIKIAGLKYSSGMLYEAIQDLEFLSQLCTNQIQTLQDIRHGKKSPFVVPDLPVDQIKIHDGNFWVGNKPILLIGALGYGELQKALPMYRDYGFNVIGDDYDVYSSFKMLKSDNTIDKTAVPNLIKSWKQLYDMNLAVSYTPHLTKIPDWALEKYPDIIGGRSLEDLPKWDPVLKRSGRGPGLYGRFFPFAIDSPNLKQLVERYYTELFPNLKNIPGFRVFWMMNEPSYKSCDAHYLELFRGYLQRKFSNIKSLNAAWKTQFHEFAEIDCLERSTETNKFDWLTFHQDQVSKWFEWLFRQVKRHDSSVILSNKPSCERFLNPQMGIDFEREALLWDIPGSDTFRKPDHWQYAYDWSKWSIMLLDFQRSIAPQKPLADHELHFVHEPNIDEKYVRTAYLHSYLHGLRMSQFWLWATGALQGKCNAPGLKHTAWSQPKAAWGTASSALDLRRLSHYVTAFPSKPQVMIYFSRPSLFLLGDAYADILTQTYEAANGLDAPIGFITDRMIQSGELSDCRLLIVSGARFIEKETRSAIFKYIDQGGHIAIEEGSLKKNEYKVDYPITLSNKDGVIYNFKYDFKNSRLKELAFQFDKFYEKSKIKRPIRLLQPNGKPSWPIEARAVSIKNGMLVYLVGLNKKPMKVRLLLPKKETGGQDLINNIKVKTKNFEINPLDVRFLKFTFQPR, via the coding sequence ATGCTGCAACTGTTTGCTAAAATAATTGTTATATATTTTCTTATTAGTCTGGGCTTCATCGCCGATGGGCTGAGAGTAGCCCAGGCATCGGTTGATTTCCCCAGATTTACAAGTAAATCTGGGACACTTGAGGTCATGGTCGTTCCTTGCTCCGAAAAAGAAATAGATACAAATTTGGTTTCCAATGCGAGTTTTGAGGAAATAGCGGATAGACGTCCCCAAAACTGGAATTGGAAAACAAATCAAGCTGATGCTACCTTCAAGATTATAAACTCATCGCGTAGCGGCAAACATGCCATTTTAATTACAAATAATTCACCTAAAATTCCACATGTATACGGGCAACTTGCTTATACAAACCCCATAAACCTTACTCCCGGGAAAACTTATACGATCAGTGCGTACGTAAACTCCAATGCCCCGGGGCATGCTTGGATAGGAGGTGGGGGGGACTCATGGTGGGTTAGACTTAGGTTAAAAAGCACAAATGGTAAATGGCGTCGGTTTGAAAAAAGTTTTACAGCAAAAGAAAGTGATAAATTATTCCGTCTGATGATTATCAGCAACAGTCCGACAGATAATTTGATAATTGATGATATCAAAATTGAGAAAGGGGAAAAGGCAACCCCTTTTTGGGATATAGTCAGGAATGATAATTCAATATCATTGTTTGCGGATATTCCAGAAAGGATTGAATCTCTTACTAATTTCAATGAGTTATTATTTGATGCTTATGTTTACCTTAACCGGAATATCGACCCAATGCATATAAAAGTGAGCATGGCAGACAAAGGCAGTACGGAGGACGTAAACTTTGTATCAACCGATTTGTACAATGGATTTAACCACCTGAAAATCAGGTGGACACCGAAAATCAGACATGAGAGGAAATCCCATTTAAGTCTTCAGGCAGGGGCTCTAAAAAAAAAAATTGATTTAGAATTTTTTACCCCGGCTGATTACGATCATTCAAGAGCGATAGCACAAGTCAAAAAGATTAAACTTGAGGAAGATACCGATATCGCCATTAAAGAAAACATTCCAATCGATTATCAAAAGGCTGCATTGGCAATAACAAAAAGATTTATAAAGATTGCCGGATTAAAATATAGCTCTGGTATGCTTTACGAGGCAATACAAGACCTTGAGTTCTTATCACAACTATGTACAAATCAGATTCAGACACTGCAAGACATTAGACATGGGAAGAAAAGCCCTTTTGTGGTTCCAGACCTACCAGTTGACCAGATAAAAATTCATGATGGGAATTTTTGGGTTGGAAATAAGCCTATCTTGCTGATTGGTGCCTTGGGGTATGGAGAATTACAAAAAGCGCTTCCTATGTATAGGGATTATGGTTTTAATGTTATTGGCGATGATTATGATGTCTATTCAAGTTTTAAAATGCTGAAAAGCGATAATACAATTGATAAAACTGCGGTTCCCAACTTGATAAAAAGCTGGAAACAACTGTATGATATGAATCTTGCGGTTTCATATACCCCGCATCTTACCAAAATTCCTGATTGGGCCTTAGAAAAATATCCGGATATAATCGGGGGAAGAAGCTTGGAAGACCTTCCTAAATGGGATCCGGTTCTCAAAAGATCAGGAAGAGGTCCCGGCCTGTATGGCCGTTTTTTCCCTTTCGCCATTGATTCCCCCAATTTGAAACAGCTGGTGGAAAGGTATTATACTGAACTTTTTCCTAATCTAAAAAATATTCCCGGCTTTCGTGTTTTCTGGATGATGAATGAACCCTCTTATAAAAGTTGTGATGCGCATTATCTTGAATTGTTCCGAGGATATCTACAGCGTAAATTCTCAAATATTAAAAGCCTGAATGCGGCATGGAAGACACAATTTCATGAATTCGCTGAAATTGACTGCCTTGAAAGATCAACAGAGACAAATAAATTTGACTGGTTAACATTTCACCAGGATCAGGTATCCAAATGGTTTGAATGGCTTTTCAGGCAGGTCAAAAGGCACGACTCTTCGGTGATACTCTCTAATAAACCAAGCTGTGAAAGATTCCTTAATCCCCAAATGGGCATTGATTTTGAGCGGGAAGCTCTTTTGTGGGATATTCCCGGTTCGGATACCTTCCGAAAGCCTGATCACTGGCAGTACGCCTATGACTGGTCGAAATGGTCCATTATGCTTCTTGATTTCCAGAGATCTATAGCACCTCAAAAACCATTGGCAGATCATGAGCTTCACTTTGTGCACGAGCCGAACATAGACGAAAAATATGTACGTACAGCATATCTCCACAGTTATCTCCACGGTCTGAGAATGAGCCAGTTCTGGCTTTGGGCAACCGGAGCTTTACAAGGAAAATGCAACGCACCCGGTCTTAAGCATACCGCTTGGAGCCAACCTAAAGCAGCATGGGGCACTGCCAGTTCAGCCCTCGACCTGCGAAGGCTTTCCCATTATGTAACAGCTTTCCCCAGCAAGCCCCAGGTAATGATATATTTTTCTCGACCTTCTTTATTTCTGCTCGGAGATGCCTATGCGGACATTCTTACACAAACTTACGAAGCAGCAAATGGATTGGATGCACCAATTGGATTTATTACAGACCGAATGATACAGTCTGGGGAATTATCCGATTGCAGGTTATTGATAGTGTCTGGTGCCCGATTTATTGAGAAGGAGACACGCTCGGCAATATTTAAGTATATTGATCAGGGTGGACACATTGCCATAGAAGAAGGTAGCCTGAAAAAAAATGAATACAAGGTAGACTATCCAATAACTTTAAGTAACAAAGATGGTGTTATTTATAATTTTAAATATGACTTTAAAAATAGTAGGTTGAAAGAGCTTGCCTTCCAATTTGACAAGTTTTATGAGAAATCAAAGATTAAACGGCCTATTCGCTTACTGCAACCCAACGGGAAACCCTCATGGCCGATAGAAGCGCGTGCTGTATCGATAAAAAATGGTATGCTGGTTTATCTGGTCGGTTTGAATAAAAAACCAATGAAGGTGAGGCTTCTCTTACCAAAAAAAGAAACAGGCGGGCAAGATCTGATAAACAACATAAAAGTAAAAACAAAGAATTTTGAAATTAATCCGCTGGATGTTCGGTTCTTAAAATTTACATTCCAGCCACGATAG
- a CDS encoding NAD-dependent epimerase/dehydratase family protein: MGIKKTKWLITGGCGFIGTSLIKNLVKEGGHFIRVLDNLTVGARDDLRNVCKFSEEKTGIEDVQLIVGDITDEQTCMNAAKDMDVIVHLAANTGVAPSVKDPRADMTANVIGTFNMLDAARHNNVKRFIFASSGAPAGEVEPPIHEELAPHPVSPYGASKLAGEGYCSAFFKTFGVETVALRFGNVYGPGSGHKNSVVAKFIKQAIKGETLEIYGDGNQTRDFIFIEDLIHAVRQAQKVPCIGGETFQIATNKETTVLEMVKILVPILEKKQIKNVKIKHGEKLIGDVMRNFSDTSKAKKMLNWCAKHSLEQGLSKTVQSFL; this comes from the coding sequence ATGGGCATAAAGAAAACTAAATGGCTGATTACCGGCGGATGCGGTTTTATCGGCACCAGCCTGATTAAAAATCTTGTAAAAGAGGGTGGCCACTTTATCCGGGTTTTGGATAACCTTACAGTTGGGGCCCGGGATGATCTTAGGAACGTTTGCAAATTCTCTGAAGAAAAAACAGGAATCGAGGATGTCCAGTTAATAGTTGGCGATATAACTGACGAACAAACCTGTATGAATGCAGCAAAAGATATGGATGTTATCGTTCATCTGGCTGCCAATACGGGGGTTGCCCCTTCAGTAAAAGACCCCAGGGCCGACATGACCGCCAATGTTATCGGCACTTTCAACATGCTGGACGCAGCCAGGCACAATAACGTCAAGAGATTCATTTTTGCTTCTTCAGGCGCCCCGGCCGGAGAAGTTGAACCGCCCATTCATGAGGAACTGGCGCCTCACCCTGTATCTCCATACGGTGCCAGCAAACTTGCCGGAGAAGGATATTGTTCCGCCTTTTTTAAAACATTTGGTGTTGAGACCGTTGCCTTAAGATTCGGTAACGTATACGGCCCAGGTTCAGGCCATAAAAATTCCGTGGTTGCAAAGTTCATCAAACAGGCGATTAAAGGCGAGACCCTTGAAATATATGGCGACGGCAACCAGACCAGGGATTTTATTTTTATTGAGGATCTGATTCATGCCGTAAGACAGGCCCAGAAAGTCCCCTGCATTGGTGGAGAAACGTTCCAGATTGCCACAAATAAAGAGACTACGGTGCTTGAAATGGTAAAAATTCTGGTGCCCATTTTGGAAAAAAAACAAATAAAAAATGTAAAAATAAAACACGGCGAGAAATTGATAGGGGATGTTATGCGAAATTTTTCAGATACTTCAAAGGCAAAAAAGATGTTAAACTGGTGTGCAAAGCATTCACTGGAACAAGGTTTGTCTAAAACGGTTCAATCATTTCTGTAA
- a CDS encoding NAD-dependent epimerase/dehydratase family protein, translated as MKVLILGGDGYLGWPTAMNLTAFNHDVTIVDNYLRRNICREEDSEALFPVPNLHDRVNFWQEQSGHKITTYIGDLCNWGFVSRIFAESQPEVVIHYAEQPSAPYSMLNRKAATLTLKNNLDVTANVIFAVKEFAPAAHIIKLGTMGEYGTPNIDIEEGWIDIKHKGRNQKFLYPRQAGSLYHTTKVMDTDLLWFYVRMWDLKVTDLMQGPVYGLHTDENQGNEKLFPFFNYDELFGTVLNRFIVQAVAGYPLTVYGKGGQTRGYLDLRDTLQCVRLSLENPAEKGELRIFNQFVETFSVNQLADKVQKTGKNFNLDVQVKSLPNPRKEAEDHYYNPVHTGLLELGLKPHYLTEDILAQMMETVLKYKDHIKESCIFRGVKWA; from the coding sequence ATGAAAGTATTGATACTGGGCGGGGACGGATACCTAGGTTGGCCCACAGCCATGAATTTGACCGCCTTTAATCATGATGTCACCATAGTTGATAATTACCTTCGAAGAAATATATGCAGGGAAGAAGATTCCGAAGCACTGTTCCCTGTTCCCAATCTACATGACAGGGTTAACTTCTGGCAAGAACAATCCGGCCATAAAATCACTACCTATATTGGTGATCTATGTAACTGGGGTTTTGTCAGTCGAATTTTTGCCGAATCGCAACCCGAGGTTGTCATTCACTATGCAGAACAGCCTTCCGCCCCGTACTCCATGCTTAACAGGAAGGCTGCGACGCTTACCCTTAAAAACAATCTGGATGTAACTGCCAATGTGATATTTGCCGTTAAAGAATTTGCTCCTGCCGCCCATATCATCAAACTGGGCACCATGGGCGAGTACGGTACCCCCAACATTGATATTGAAGAAGGCTGGATTGATATAAAACATAAAGGCAGGAATCAAAAATTTCTTTATCCCCGCCAGGCCGGCAGCCTCTATCACACCACCAAAGTCATGGACACTGACCTGCTCTGGTTTTATGTAAGGATGTGGGACCTCAAAGTTACAGACCTTATGCAGGGGCCGGTTTACGGTCTGCATACTGACGAAAATCAAGGCAACGAAAAACTTTTCCCGTTTTTTAATTACGATGAATTGTTCGGTACAGTACTCAACCGATTCATTGTCCAGGCAGTGGCCGGATACCCCCTGACCGTATACGGCAAAGGCGGGCAAACTCGGGGATATCTGGATCTCAGGGACACTCTTCAATGCGTCAGGCTCTCCCTTGAGAATCCGGCAGAAAAAGGTGAATTGCGAATATTCAACCAATTTGTAGAAACGTTTTCAGTTAACCAACTGGCGGATAAAGTTCAGAAAACCGGCAAAAATTTTAACTTGGACGTGCAAGTAAAATCACTGCCCAACCCCAGGAAGGAAGCTGAAGATCACTATTACAATCCAGTTCATACCGGATTACTTGAACTCGGATTAAAACCCCACTATCTCACAGAGGATATCCTTGCGCAGATGATGGAAACCGTTCTTAAATATAAAGACCATATTAAAGAATCCTGTATATTCAGAGGCGTCAAATGGGCATAA
- a CDS encoding SDR family NAD(P)-dependent oxidoreductase, with amino-acid sequence MGNFLSQKRILVTGACGTIGSELTKQLLEDYQVKEVVCIDNNESELFFLEQRHLSHTNVSFALTDIRDSEKLFRMMQGIDIVFHTAALKHVILCERNPFEAVQTNIQGVKNIITAASGNQVEKVIFTSSDKAVNPTNVMGTSKLMGERLMTAANSNQRAERTLFASTRFGNVLGSRGSVIPIFKEQIKKGGPITLTDPEMTRFIMSIKQAVQLVIDSAEIAAGGYVFITKMPVIRIKDLAEVMIKELAPVYGHNPDNIKVNIIGTKPGEKLYEELMSHEETRRAMELKNYFAVKPAFEGLYNKSPYEHNEIINETVTNPYNSSNEPVLSKEELRAFLLSNKLLDECMDSSHPDKRYWP; translated from the coding sequence ATGGGAAATTTTTTATCACAAAAAAGAATTTTAGTCACAGGGGCATGCGGAACTATCGGCAGCGAACTGACTAAACAGCTACTTGAAGATTATCAGGTCAAAGAAGTTGTCTGCATAGATAACAATGAAAGTGAACTTTTTTTTCTGGAACAAAGACATTTGTCTCACACCAATGTCAGTTTTGCCCTGACTGACATTAGGGACAGCGAAAAATTATTTAGAATGATGCAAGGCATAGACATTGTATTTCATACTGCAGCATTGAAGCACGTCATCCTCTGTGAACGAAATCCCTTTGAAGCGGTTCAAACGAATATTCAAGGAGTGAAAAATATTATTACTGCCGCCTCCGGCAACCAAGTCGAAAAAGTGATTTTTACAAGTTCCGACAAGGCTGTAAATCCGACCAACGTCATGGGCACATCCAAGCTTATGGGTGAGCGATTAATGACTGCGGCGAACAGTAACCAACGGGCGGAAAGAACATTGTTTGCATCGACCCGGTTTGGCAACGTTCTAGGTTCAAGAGGCTCGGTTATTCCAATATTTAAAGAACAGATTAAAAAAGGTGGTCCTATAACTCTGACGGACCCGGAGATGACCCGGTTCATTATGAGCATAAAACAGGCAGTGCAACTGGTCATTGATTCAGCTGAAATTGCGGCAGGCGGTTATGTGTTTATCACCAAAATGCCTGTGATTCGAATCAAAGATCTGGCAGAAGTAATGATCAAAGAGCTTGCCCCGGTTTACGGTCATAACCCGGATAATATTAAAGTTAATATTATTGGAACCAAGCCGGGTGAGAAACTCTACGAAGAACTGATGAGCCATGAAGAAACGAGAAGGGCAATGGAGTTGAAGAACTATTTCGCAGTTAAACCCGCATTTGAAGGATTGTATAACAAGTCTCCCTATGAGCATAACGAAATTATAAACGAAACCGTGACAAATCCGTATAACTCTTCTAACGAACCGGTTTTGTCTAAAGAAGAACTCAGAGCGTTTCTTTTATCGAACAAACTTCTTGACGAATGCATGGATTCCTCACATCCGGACAAAAGATACTGGCCATAA
- a CDS encoding Rpn family recombination-promoting nuclease/putative transposase — MPDHHDSFFKKIFSDKLNVADFSKYALPSELAGNIDFSSLHLENTSYVDEELAKQFSDVVYSCGFNQSEIRISLLFEHKSFPERNLPYQILKYMVRIWSDNLKQKAHFTPIIPIVLYHGKKSWDPEGLKSVFDNPAIEILPFIPDFQYIFIDLSKYTDDDIKLRVFETVSLKMALLILKNVFNPGHLEQALEEYFALGKLFFQEQNGLNFLETVIKYLYLATEIKTHSIIDAIDSISKQGGVIAMTTAEKLRQEGRLEGRLEGRQEGRQEGYTALSNLIRNMKNNNLSDQEIARLTNINIDIIRKIINKEPVEVPLHLLGEQNSRQ, encoded by the coding sequence ATGCCGGATCATCACGATTCATTTTTTAAGAAGATATTTTCAGATAAGCTCAATGTGGCGGATTTTTCAAAATATGCGCTTCCATCTGAGCTTGCAGGGAATATTGATTTTTCATCACTTCATCTGGAGAATACATCATACGTAGATGAAGAATTGGCCAAACAATTTTCAGATGTGGTTTATTCATGCGGTTTCAATCAGTCTGAAATTCGGATTTCCCTGCTGTTTGAACATAAGAGTTTCCCCGAGCGTAATCTCCCATATCAAATTCTAAAATACATGGTCCGTATTTGGAGTGACAATCTCAAACAAAAGGCGCATTTTACACCCATTATCCCAATCGTGCTTTATCATGGGAAAAAGTCCTGGGATCCGGAAGGTTTGAAGTCAGTATTTGACAATCCAGCCATTGAAATATTACCGTTTATTCCCGATTTTCAATATATTTTTATCGACTTATCAAAATATACTGATGATGATATCAAATTACGGGTATTTGAAACGGTTTCCCTGAAAATGGCCCTGTTAATATTGAAGAATGTATTTAACCCTGGCCATTTGGAACAGGCTTTAGAAGAATATTTCGCTTTGGGAAAATTGTTTTTTCAAGAGCAAAACGGTTTAAATTTTCTCGAAACCGTTATAAAGTATTTGTATCTTGCAACGGAGATTAAAACGCACTCCATTATTGATGCGATTGATTCTATATCCAAACAAGGAGGGGTAATCGCAATGACAACTGCAGAGAAATTAAGACAAGAAGGCCGATTGGAAGGCCGATTGGAAGGCAGGCAGGAAGGCAGGCAAGAAGGCTACACAGCCCTTTCGAATTTGATCAGAAACATGAAAAATAACAATCTTTCTGACCAGGAGATTGCCAGACTTACCAATATCAATATCGATATTATCAGAAAAATTATTAACAAAGAACCTGTTGAAGTTCCTTTGCATCTTCTTGGTGAACAGAATTCCAGACAATAA
- a CDS encoding YgiT-type zinc finger protein, whose translation MKCMHCQGTMVKGVAPFHIDKKGYHLTLDEVPAWICQQCGEFYFDEPQVDSIQEIIKKLEDGTEKLSDVA comes from the coding sequence ATGAAATGTATGCATTGCCAGGGAACAATGGTTAAAGGTGTGGCCCCTTTCCACATTGATAAAAAAGGCTACCATTTGACATTGGATGAAGTCCCAGCCTGGATATGTCAACAATGTGGTGAATTTTATTTTGATGAGCCCCAGGTTGATTCTATCCAGGAGATCATCAAAAAGCTGGAAGATGGTACGGAGAAGCTTTCTGATGTGGCATAA
- a CDS encoding DUF4258 domain-containing protein — MTNKKDALDLIKESAAKRILFLPHAVRQMSKPDRLITAKDIRHVVENGEIIEDYPEDARGHSCGHSCLVFGTTDRPIHVVCSPKQDYLAIITAYLPRRQDWENDYKTRKKS; from the coding sequence ATGACAAATAAAAAAGACGCTCTTGACCTGATAAAAGAAAGTGCGGCGAAAAGAATATTGTTTCTTCCCCATGCTGTGCGGCAGATGTCCAAGCCGGACCGATTAATCACTGCAAAAGATATCCGGCACGTTGTAGAAAACGGTGAGATAATAGAAGATTATCCGGAAGATGCACGTGGTCACAGTTGTGGTCACAGTTGTCTTGTTTTTGGCACGACAGACCGGCCCATACATGTTGTCTGTTCGCCAAAACAGGACTATTTGGCTATAATAACAGCCTATTTGCCGCGCAGACAGGATTGGGAAAACGATTATAAAACAAGGAAAAAATCATGA
- a CDS encoding type II toxin-antitoxin system VapC family toxin yields MIVVDTNIISYFYLNAELSAAAEQIFQQDPIWIVPALWKSEFRNVLSLYLRKQIIELSDAIEIIGMAEELLKENEYEINSFQVLRLANKSGCSAYDCEFVSLAKDLGIILVTEDKKVLKSFPGTAQNMARFLNQAH; encoded by the coding sequence ATGATAGTTGTTGATACTAATATTATCAGCTATTTTTATTTAAATGCAGAACTTTCGGCTGCTGCGGAACAAATATTTCAACAAGATCCTATATGGATTGTTCCTGCGTTATGGAAAAGTGAATTCAGAAATGTTTTATCGCTGTATTTAAGAAAACAAATAATTGAACTGAGTGATGCAATTGAAATAATTGGCATGGCAGAAGAATTGCTAAAAGAAAATGAATATGAAATCAATTCGTTTCAAGTTTTGAGACTGGCTAATAAAAGCGGCTGTTCGGCCTATGATTGTGAATTTGTGAGCTTGGCAAAAGACTTGGGAATCATTCTCGTTACAGAAGATAAAAAAGTGCTTAAAAGTTTTCCTGGAACAGCTCAAAATATGGCTCGTTTCCTAAACCAGGCCCACTAA
- a CDS encoding Arc family DNA-binding protein — protein MPSITVKNIPEHAYEILKQMAASGHRSVNSEIIYLIERATTSRQLNPEQHLSFARQTRNKTKKFLLTENIVNRAKSEGRL, from the coding sequence ATGCCCAGTATCACAGTAAAAAATATTCCTGAGCACGCTTATGAAATATTAAAACAAATGGCTGCCAGCGGTCATCGCAGCGTGAATAGTGAAATTATTTATTTAATTGAGAGAGCAACGACAAGTCGGCAATTAAACCCAGAGCAGCACCTGTCTTTTGCAAGGCAAACCAGAAATAAGACAAAAAAATTCCTTTTAACTGAAAATATTGTTAACAGGGCCAAGTCTGAAGGCAGGCTATGA
- a CDS encoding type II toxin-antitoxin system VapC family toxin yields the protein MVSAILKAEFNISVITKVEFLGFSKFNDKEKREAEEFISYANIFPLSETVVERVIRLKQANRIKLPDVIIAATAMCYGLKLVTHNVKDFDGIDLTIYDPLE from the coding sequence ATGGTCTCCGCAATCCTTAAAGCAGAGTTCAATATTTCAGTCATCACCAAAGTGGAGTTCCTGGGTTTTAGCAAATTCAATGACAAAGAAAAACGGGAAGCAGAAGAATTCATTTCGTATGCAAATATCTTTCCGTTGTCGGAAACCGTTGTTGAAAGAGTTATCCGGCTAAAACAGGCGAATAGAATCAAGCTGCCTGACGTCATCATTGCCGCCACCGCAATGTGCTACGGGCTGAAGCTGGTCACCCACAATGTAAAAGATTTTGATGGAATTGATCTCACTATTTATGACCCTCTTGAATGA
- a CDS encoding nucleotidyltransferase family protein yields the protein MNKREIIEFLASHKQELSEKYGVIRIGLFGSYARDEANADSDIDIAVEIESKNKYRSFFGLKRHLEENLKNKVDLGIESTLKPIAKKYILKEIIYV from the coding sequence ATGAACAAGCGGGAAATAATTGAATTTTTAGCTTCACACAAGCAAGAACTATCTGAAAAATACGGTGTAATCCGAATCGGTCTTTTTGGCAGTTACGCTAGAGATGAAGCAAACGCAGACAGTGATATTGATATAGCAGTAGAGATAGAATCCAAAAATAAATATAGAAGTTTTTTCGGACTCAAAAGGCATTTGGAAGAAAACTTAAAAAATAAAGTAGATTTGGGAATTGAAAGCACGTTAAAACCAATCGCTAAAAAATATATTTTAAAAGAAATTATTTATGTCTAA
- a CDS encoding addiction module protein: MSELLKKIENEALDLSVQERAFLADRLLSSLNENALTDIDLAWIDEAERRYEEYQKGLRPGIPAHEVFLEAEKLITK, encoded by the coding sequence ATGAGTGAATTACTGAAAAAGATAGAGAATGAAGCTCTTGATCTCTCGGTTCAGGAAAGGGCTTTTTTAGCCGACCGCTTGCTAAGCTCTCTTAACGAAAATGCATTAACCGATATTGATCTTGCATGGATTGATGAAGCTGAACGTAGATATGAAGAATATCAAAAAGGACTGCGTCCTGGAATACCAGCGCATGAAGTTTTTTTAGAGGCTGAAAAATTAATAACCAAGTGA
- a CDS encoding type II toxin-antitoxin system HicB family antitoxin, whose translation MGKKKYIYFFDNGMWLGYWEEFPDYMTQGETIEELQVNLKDIYRDLTNGTIPCVRHVGEMEIA comes from the coding sequence ATGGGGAAAAAAAAATATATATATTTTTTTGATAATGGCATGTGGTTGGGTTATTGGGAAGAATTTCCTGATTATATGACCCAGGGAGAGACTATTGAAGAACTTCAAGTGAATTTAAAAGATATATACCGGGATCTAACCAATGGGACCATTCCTTGTGTACGCCATGTTGGAGAAATGGAAATTGCATGA